Below is a window of Drosophila busckii strain San Diego stock center, stock number 13000-0081.31 chromosome 4, ASM1175060v1, whole genome shotgun sequence DNA.
TTTATGATAAGCCAATGCCTCTAACTGCTGCTCCAATACAGCAGGATTGTCCAAAGTAGTTTGACTGGTGATCGGGCTATCACCACATTGATCAGAATAAATAGGTTGCTTGCGCATAAGTACGGCACCAACTCCGCGAGCAGGTGTCTTGCTGCCAACCAAATCACATCCACTCAGTGGACGAGAATACAACGGTTCTCGGGAAATCTGCTTGCTGAGTGGCACCTAACAAAATTATGTATTGTACATACagtatatattgtattaataTCAGTGTAAAACTACCTGAGGTATTGAACTTTTTAGTGGTTTAGGTGGAATTGAGGGCGTTGATACCGAAGAAATATCCTTATCATTCGTATTGTTAGCTTTCTGCTGCAAACTATTAACAAGCGCTGCCACCTTTCCAGGCTTCACGTATCTGTCGCTGTTGGAAGTGTTACTAAGTATTGTTAACTGCCTTAACTGCTCAttcaaattattcattttgtaaGAAAGCTGCGCTAGGTTCGAGGGCTGTGTAATATTCAGGCAACCGTTTGCCGATAAGGGCggattgatttaaataatttagtacACACTTAAATATCGGTATACATATATGACGCATATCACATGCATGAAGAATGACATCTTTAATggcagcataataaatttcacCATTAATATGTtcctattatttttttttagggaTGCTACTTTAATACCATTGATCTAGGGGTGGAGACTATTGATGGCACTGGCCAACACTATCGATGGTTTTCCATAGTGTTCGATAGTTATCCATCACATAAAAGCAGATTTTAttgaacatttatatattttagtttacatttttgGCATCGGAAGAGTAAGTAAAAATATGGGGTTTTATTTAACTGTCGccattgtttatattaattaagtaaTATTACAGTTAgtaatatatacaaagtagTATTGTTTTAGAAAGATTGTTAAAATCCTAACTAGCCTGTATAAATAGATTTCAATATTGGACAACTTTTCAAATAATtccataattatttatattattattatattaatattatttattaaacaatctCTCTAAGTTAAATCTACTACACTTTCTCATTCCCTGTCAGAGCTCAAAATGGTCCTGATGCACAAAGATGCCACCCATCTTAAcatcattttatttgattcGGGCTCTTAAATGTGCGCATTGCGTATGACATATGAACAAGAAAAATCAGTAAATACAGATGTCATAATAATAGCTTCAACAAAAGGCGAGTGTTTGCTTTAagtctttaaataaattacttattttCTTTCTGGTCAAGAAAGCCAAAGCTATTTATCAACTaacataataaattgtaatttaaattatttgacatatgcaaataatgaCAAGGCTGTCATACaacataattgtttttttcggccacaacatttaaattttttgcactGAACTTACAAgcatttttcgtatttttcgCCGCTAGCGTTCTCACTATATTATCGCTGAGACATCTATATCGAAAAtattgtcaaaaaaaaaaaataggaagGCAATAATCGGATcgcaaaatgaaattagcgatattttaacaaatttccAAGAGCGCTTAGGGTAGCTACCGATACCGATTATTTTGTTAAGTTTCTTGAACGAAGTAAGGATATATGCTGAAAACAGGTCAAACTATTCACACTAACGGGAAATTagaaaaatgtacaaaatgtgtttgtttttgtcaatTATGACATTGTACACTTAAAGAGACTTAAATTTCAGATCGTGTCATAAGATCAACTAATTAGCACTAATATCAACAGCGCTGTATTCGATATAACTCCAAATAATATCAGGTAATGTAATATGCGCATACAATGTGTGAAATGCAACGTGTACACAGTTATTATTGccattattaaaaatttctgcCTACTCGGTTATATGCATGTAACATAATTTCCCAAGAAAGATAACGCACTTTGCGTAGAattaagaaaaacaacaaatgatcTTAAAATTACAATGATAAGTTGCTAATTAATCAaaggtatgtatgtacatatgcacatatgtatgcatgcacGCAAATACATTCGTCAGAATCAACATTGTATGTTACTTTATTggtttatttgaaatatttaatttttaaatttatgcctaTGTTTCGAATACCTAACCTAAGCCCTAATTCCGTTTGAGAGCTAAATacaaccttttttttttttttaggttgATTGAACTATCGGGCGTTTGTTTCCAAGAAAGAATGAATAAAGGTACAAGTAAGTGTCAGTCCAAATGGTTAGATCGAGACAGGCACTCATATGATAGAATTTGCAGTAGATTTATTCCGGAAATTAAAAAGAGTCTAGAAGACTGTAATGTAATGCAATTTAGCCCTACTTCTGTCAGATTTCTTTCCGATTCTGCACCCGCTGTTGATGTCACATATCCGCAAGGAGAAAAGCCAATAAGGCACTTCTCCTATCCTGGCccaaattttatattcagtAAGAAAGAACACTTGCTAGATAATCATTTGAGTATAGCTGGTCACAGAGAATGCGATAAACAAAGACGGCAAAAGTCAAATCATGAATTGACAGTGCTGGAAAAACACGTTAATATTGAAAAGGCTCAACAGTATTTTGCAGACAGTGGAATCTTAGGTACAACAAGCCACTCTTGTGAGTTAATACGGAAAACATCAAAAATTCATCTTGATCCAAGCTTGCAGAAACAGGTcagtaaacaacaaattaaaattgacgTTGAATAATACATATTACATACTTACAGATACGTAAGACCTCGTTGAGTTTGCGTTCAAAAACTTCCATGGGGACTTGTCTAATATTATCAAGATTAACGAATTGTAAAACAACTGAAAGCTCAATTGATAAGAGAATACTAAATATTAAGTCACAGGTTTGTGTGTTAAAAGAAGAAATGGCTATTGGggaaacaaaatttttaacacTTCGTGTAGAAGCTAATAAATTGAAGGTAAGGCTTTAAATATGTTCTTATACTTAGATTAACTGATCTTTGTTTCTGAATTTAAAACCATTTGCAGAAAGCCCTGCAAGAAGTTATGCACACAGCTTTAACTTGTGATTACGATTCGAATAATTTGTTCTTGGAGAATCGCAATCGATGTGTTTTCTGCCAAGATGTTAGTGCTGTGCAATGGGGGCCAATGAAACTCTGAGCGATAACCCGTTCGAGatgttttaaatgaataatattaaGATAATAGATAATATGTAAAAAACTACAAGtgattgtcattgtcattaaTTATTTCCTTTCTTTAGTACTCGTATTTTATCGAGTACTATTGACTTTCATCTAGAATATGTTACTTGAAATGTACAATtttctacatacatataaagagTTATATAGTTGTACACTTTATTGAGGTTATTTAGCTTTGTTACAATTCGATAGTGGCATATATACAATCGAAATTGACGTTGATGTTGTACATATCtgccaaaatgttaaatgatGTTACAAGTCAAccaacttatttatttactccAGATGAAGCACAATTAGCACAAATTGGTAGCATTGGATGCATATATGTAGCTAATTTCCATCCGCATTATATAGTACAAGTACGTTCGGTTCTAGTTTGATCTAGTTTtctaacttatttaaaattaaaaaaaaagtaacttCACCTTTACGGAAATAGtgaagtaaaataaataaaacaaatgttggaACCGATTATGTATTAAAACATACATAGTTTGTTAAACGCTCATTTCAAAAAATGTAAGTGAATGGGTACTTAAACATACCTGTTATTTACAAAAActataaagaatttaattctcctgaataaattaaaaatgccaatatttttagctgtggTATTTTTGTGagtaaaatttcatttaacaatAAGGTTCTAGCaatgcttttcattttgttctgtttgcattcaatttataacTGATTAAATTGTAATGCTACGTAATACTCAATGGGTCCACCGATATTGTCTGCCTCACTgaatttaaacataattttaagtCTGTGAATGTATGAAAAATGCTCCAAGCCCAATGCTAGCCTTTATTTGCGATTTCTTGCGGTATAGTAATTATTTGTAGTATTTATGTCTGTAGGATCAAATCGAAATAAGATCAATAACATCAGCATTGATAACATTATTAATATCAGTGTCAGTGTTAGTACTCATTTAATCTCCTAGGGCACGACGTGGGATAATTGTTTGTGATAAATTACTCTAAGTTAGGCCTGTAGCGCCGCAGTCGTGCACTATTTTCCGTTTTTGGATCACCAGGAGGGGGAGAAATATCATTTCGTGTCTCTGGATCTCTTGCACTCTGATTCCATGCTAAATTGCTTGATGTCGGTCCTTCGTTATGCTTTAAAACAATAGCAGAGGGGGCTTCTATATCGCAAGAGTCGTTTTCGTCTATACACACTTTAGCACCAACTCCAGTCGGGTACCCCCTACTCTGCGttccctttttgtttttattatctTGATCCTCGCTTACATCAGTTGAGTTATCATCAAAATTTCCCAGCATTGTTGTTGGAACGCCACGAATCCTACAGTTTTACAATCAATGTTcatattcacatttcaattctAGATATTGACTTACCCACTATTTGACGCTCGAGCACGTGGTCGTTGaaatcttaaatttaattgcgtaGGATCTGAGACGTACTTTCCTTCAGAGGATTCACGACGGCGGCGCAACCCTACAGTGTGATGAAGTCAAAATACattatgataaaaaaaatgtttgatttagcaacacatttacttttttatatgaatttaaagtGCACTTTAGATCAACAGTGTCGAGGATCTCGAGTActgacatacatacatatgtacatatatgtatatctatgaCATATTCacgttatataaatataaggtGGAATGCGAAACAAACCTGGAGTTAATTCCGTGATATTTTGTGGATCACTAGAGTACAATTGAGTTTGATTAGGTTTAGGAgattttgttttctgttgtaCGTGAACCTCCATTGTTCCAGATGTAATTTTGGTCTCAGCACCGGCCCATGAAGCGCATTTTGATTGACGTGAGTTAGATGAAAGTACTGGTATCTTACTAGGCATAGATAGTTGTTCTTCATTGCCATCTTCTCCGCCTTTACTTCTTGCCTCTCCATCTGTTGGTGCTGGTGAAGCTTGATTGTGGAAATTGAAACTATTAGTTTTATCATTGGATTCGCTAGACTTAATAAGGCTTCCAGTATTTCCATTAAAGTTCAATCTAGTAGCATCACAAGAATGATTGCTACAGCAGCCGACATCATTGCCTTCTATGCTGTAATTAACAGGTGTTTGCGTTTTTTCATATGCTGCGAAAGAAATCTTTTCAATTTCTGCAATATCATCACAATTTGTTGGCACGAGCGCTGTTTCACTTTCAAGTAATCCATTAGTATTGAATACGGTGCTTGAAGGCCTTATCGAGGCTGCTAAGGCATCGTAGTAAACAGATTCATCTTTATGAACGTTCTCTAAATAAATTCGCAATCGAGAATTtgatataaaacatttatatttaattatgtgaaAGAAGACGATTTACCTTTCGGAATGACTCGAATTTCTAATCTCCCGCTTACGCAGCCATCGGTGCCCTGAACTTCTGGGTATGGGCCTGAATTTTGATTAAGATTATGAACACTAACACTTTCATGTTCACAAGGTTCGTGCGAAGTTGCCGTTGGATGAATACCTAGCTGTAGAGGCCATTTGCTTATCTGACTAAAAGTTGTCTTCACACACCAGGCGACTGTATCAATGGGCTCCTTCGGCTGTGCATGTGCCTCTGGCTGTTCGTCAAACATGTCAACCAGGCTCACGTTGGGCAAACTACTGCGAAGTTTGCTGCACAAGCGCTGGCTTTCGTTTGAAATGGCTGAGTAGGCATCTACTGGAGGATTCTTAAGTGACGTATTTGCTGCTGAGGATACCGCTTTTATGTTGGACACGGGTGCTATTTCTGAATAGGACTCGCGTATACAAACGTTTCTTGTGATATCCATGCGATAGACCTGGTGGACATTTAAGCATACAAAAATGATCGGATTATTGATTAAATACACatgaatgcaaattgttgcgcaTGCATCATGAAACATTGTTGCCTAAAATGTCTTGCTGCGTTGACACAAAAGCTTTAACTGTTAACAATTAACTGTAAGACGAATTTGCATGCAGTTAGTTCTTATAAATTGATCAGTGCCTGATATGAATCTGATCTGCAAACCAGCTCGACAGGCTTCAATGGACTCAAGAGTCACGAGCACCCTTGAACAAAACGTCAtaagtaatttaaaagcaCAGCACCCCTTATATGTATAGCACATGTACatctatgtatatacatatttactaaaagtatttttagtaTAATTAACTTTGGCATTAgagttttattaattatctCGTATtgcttaatgaatttaatatgcttaCGGTATCATCGAATGCGGCTTGCTGCACTGCTGGTGCCTGTAGCTCTCTTCGCAATACATTACCCATTGCAGGATCTGACCAACTGTGCGGTATGGATAGCTGCAATGTCTCGTAGTTCTCTATGCCAGCTATATTGAGCGTGTATCTATTGACAATGCAAAAGAGGTAACTATACGTAAGTTGTATGTTTACATCTATGCCAATactatttacttatttacatacatatgtacaatgTAAGGAAGAAATTTCCGTTTACATTGACCGTGCAAATAAATCtatttttcatacaaattCCACAAGTCTCTGGGCACCGGTTCGTTACGCACTGAAATATGTGCCGTTTGTATGAAAAGCACGGCTTAATGCAACCgaaaatttcttaaatttattatacatcGAATGCTAAGTATCGCCTAAAAGATATTTACAATCAAgtagcagttgttgttggtttttacATATTAATCACATGCCAAGATTACGTCACCAATTAAAGTATATACCTGCCTTTTGACTTACCGTTTAGCCTTGTTTCCTATTTTAAAGGCGTGTGTATTGGCTTTATTGTCCAGGTTCTTTCCGCGCATTGACAGGGGCAGTGCCAATAGGACATCCGCTTTGGTCAACTGATCGAAATTTGGCTGGGACTGTGAGGTAAAAGGTTGTTTtctttcatttataaaaatatgtctttacatatgtatgtatgtatatatgcgcTTAGGTTAACGCATGTCTGTGTTCCTGGATGAATGGACATTGTAGTCACACATAGACAgagtatacataaatattatatgtatatatagatgtaAATTACAAATGTTAATCAAAGCTGGAAACCATTATGTGTCTATCATTAAAAgcgaaacaattttttttaaattccgATTTCAAGCTGGGTTATCTTCGAATCGATTACAGTACTGATTATAATGTAATTAGTGTGCGGAGgagtatatgtttgtataagCAGCCTAGACATTTTAAGCACTCAGTGTTTCGCGATTCGCTCTCAACAATGGAAGTACCTTTGATTTACCTGTGGCTCTTGCTTCCATTCGTTGTCAGTTGTATCTTCAGAGTCGTCGAATTGGCTCTTCCATTGGGACGCTAGAGTGAGAGCACCTCCGCCCTTTGTTACCTGTTGCAGTGCTGAAACGTTCTCATCGTCGATCAGAGCGAATTGTGTGACAGAATGATCGCCGAAAGCGCTGCTTTTAGTCGCACTTGTACACAATACACTTCCTGCTGCTCCAGTACTAAAGCGTTGAATTGGTGTTGCGCTTGTTCCGCTTCCTGACGATAAAGGCCGTAGGTTGGTAAGTGTGACGGATCTTCGATTGGCAGGTGGCTTTGTGGACGTTGTACCGAGCACCTGTTCTCGTTGGCTGATTAGAGCTTTGTCAGTTGAGCCGTCATTATTAGTAGTCATATCGACCAAAGACTTATTCTCCTGACCCTGCGATAAGGAGAGATCTTGAATCGGAGGGGCTATAACGCGTAATCGTCCATACGCCGACTTCTGGTCATCCAAAGTAACACTGCTTAAGGAGCGTCTGTTTTCGACGGAGTCTTTACCGTCCATATGCACCGGGAGTTGCTTTGAGTTTTCGCTCGCAATAATTTCAcccttttcaattttgttggtCCTTTTTGTTGGTTGCTCCCAGCACAAGGATCTGCTCGATGCACCACCGACCACCCCAACCACATTCGTATGTACGTCGTTCTTGTGCTTAAGATCACTATCAGGAGTTAAGATGGCGGCGTCTACAGTGAACTTCTGCCCATCGACAGATTGCATCTTTGACAACAAGGGGAGCGGGATTGGCATTGGTAATGATGTTATCAGTTTTTCTTCTGAGCGTGGGTACTGTGGACAAAAATGTGCCGAATGGATTGTATGCCTTTTCTCATCTTGGATTAAGTAAACTTACTGAAATTGGCGCCGAGTTGTTTTGATTGGGAGTTACTAAAGAGCTGGATCCAGCCGTAGTCTGGCCACGTTTGCTGACTGATTTAAGATGTGAGTTTACTACTCCTCCGGAAGTGACGGTAATATTCGAAGACTTGATCAGTGCACTTGGGATATTTGGAATCGTTCCTGCTGTGTGTGCGCCCATTACTAGCTTGTTCTGAtgtggttgctgttgattCAGTGCTTTAGACACGGTGTTTTGGTTGCCCGAATTCAAATTCTGCACGCCACAATCAGTTGGCGCTTGTGGTGTTGTTGTAGCGTTGCAATTCTTATCGACCTGGCAGTGATAAGGATTGAATGGCATATGAGAGTATTCTGCTTTGGCGAAtgatatacaatataaataaactcatCTTCTCATAATGATACCTTTTCTTTTATGTGAAGGGGTTCGGTTGAGGCCAGCTGCGCTGTGTCAACATCGTTGCGTTTGCGAATCTAAAGAGAAGATACAATATTATTAGAGCAGCAGTATACGCCAGTATGTAATCATAATATATGATACACAGAGTAGAGTAAACGGTAACAAACTTACGTATTCTGTTCCGCTGGCATTGGAAGCTGCTACAGTCATTTGGGTAATATTACCGTGCATGTATTCATTCTTGGTTGGAGCTGGCGGATTTGTTGCCGAATTGAGATTGCCAAGAGTAGCCGTTTCTACCTTCTCCCAGTCGTACGGGTCGGACTCCTTTACGCCCCGACGCTTCATGCAGCGCTCAAAGAGTCCGATAAGCATCTATGACATGTGCAAATTGGcccattttttaaatattcaagctTAGGTGAAGAATTAAAACAAGAATTTACCGCGTAGTCCGGCCGGTCTGCGTAGGTAAGGGACTGGATGTGCTCCAAGAACTGCTTCAAATCCGATGGTAAATGCTTCAGCAATATTCTATGATCATATTTCTCTTTGGTTAAACCGACTTGCtctttgtcttttatttttcgccATGGCAATTGACCATTCACGAATTCAACAAGCATGTAGAACAGGGACCACAAGTCGTCATGACGGCCCATTTCTCGATTGCGATGTGCATTTATGGATGCATACCGAACAGTACCCCGAAATCCAGCCGCAGCACGGGGGCAACGAACCTCCCCAGTGCCCGTGGTGTATTGTCGCGCCAATCCAAAGTCCAGCATATAGACCCTGCGACAGTTATAGGGTAATCGGCCCACTGAGAAATTGCTCTGTGCGAATgagtaaatgttttaatttttcaaatgttctccatttttatttgagaaatgtatttttaagaAAATCTTACCGGCTTTATATCACGGTGCAGAAACCCTACGGAGTGAATAGACTCTATTGCCTTGAGTATTTGTAAGCCCAACCTTAGTGTAGTGCTGAGTGAAAATGCGCCACGGGGCTGGGCACGTCTGAGCTCGGCAAGATTTTTACCTTGCAGCTGCATTACCACATAGTTAAATCGATCGTTTCTACCGCATCCAATAAATCGGCAGACATGCTCCTTGCCTTGTAGTTTCTTAAGGACAGCCACTTCCATTTTCAGAACCTGTTTCGGCTGTCGGGCGGATTCAACCTTAAGCGCAACCTGTTCGCGGGTAATCAGGTCCTGGCCTTCGTAGATTTCTCCAAAACCACCACCTCCAATCTTACGAACAACCTGCAATAATATTATTCATCGTATATTCAAATCAAGTATAGCCACAACAACGAACCTTCCAGCGCTCCTTTACCACGTGTCCGGGCTGTAGTAGGTCTTCAGACGTCATCTTTATTGTTTCCTTTGCTGGGGTTGCCGTTGCCACAGCCGTTGGCACTACCGCTTTTTGGCTACAACTAGTATTTACGTTATCACTCTTATCTAATGCGACAATAACTGGTAAATTGGTTTGTGGTGATTGAGCTTGGAAAGTCACACGGCTGCGGACTCTTAAACGATTGTATTTCGCAGGTAGTGTCGCCGATCTCTGCAGCGCATGTATACTTGGTTGTAGATTTTGATAGATTTTGGGATTATCGGCCGAATCTTTGTGGGGCCCATCCGCACCCACAATAGTATGCAATTTTCGTAGAAAGAGGTTTGGAAAGGCAGCTGCTGTAATGCCTGGTGGCGGTCCTGATGGGGGTGGAGGTTGCACTCGAAGTAAGTTTTGACTGTAGCACTTGGCATTCGCACTGCTCCCTAAGTGGGGTGACTCTTCCTTATACGCTGCGGCTTGTTTTTGACGCTTTTGCCGATACAGTTGATGTTCTCGTTGTTGCAGATTTTTTTGATGCCGGTTTTCTGGTACAGCAACATTTTCGTTATTCCTGAGATAgtaagtataaataattttttacgGTGTTATACAGAAACATATTTGATACAGAGGGGGGTTTCGGTGGATATTGGTTTTATGAAAACACCTACAGATTTATTTAAGTTGTCAATTTGTGTATACCAGGGCATTCTTGATTATTTGTTGGGAAGTTATGTCtgtatacatgcatatgtctGTATGTTTCTAAATATTTCGTACATTAAGATAATTtctgctaaaatatataagttttatttttatacatatataaattcataatccaaaaatatataccttcggatgtatgtatgtacgcaaagtacataattatatacataaataatgaacatatacatatatatatatatatatatatatatgtatgtgcatacattAACTCGGATTAAGGAAGAGTTATCAACTCCATGGTTTTTGTTTGTGACCATTTTTGTGTTCCTTAAAATCATATTGATTATAATAGGTCTTTATGCATGAACTATggactatgtatgtatgtatgtacatttagacatacatatgtatgtatgtgtatgttgaATTACATATCTGTGGacatattatgtatatagatgTATGAACTAACCGGTTTTGTTACTGAAATTTCGATAGAACTATTCTTagatatgaatgtatgtacatgtgtacCTTAGTTATTCATCAATATCCATATCTCCCTCTCTGGAGGCCAAATCCGTCTATTATATGAATGTATGTCCATGCATATATAACTTGTAATATATGTGTTGTTCGTATACTATTAAATCTCAATTTATAAGGCACCAAATACTTAAGAGTCCTTTTAGCACACTTTATATTCGTACGACACCAGAATGTAGTATTACTTAACCACTATTATTAACGGAGCTCTGAACTTGTCGCTTAGTGGTAGTTGGCAACACATTTTCtttcaaactaaaaaaatcTCATATCGATTGTGAAGCTTTGCTTGTGTTCCTTCCAAGTAAAGCTTTctctgaaaaaaaaacaaaggcaGTATGACGGTAGTCAACGGTCCGTACCTAACCAGATactaagagagagagagagagagagagcgtgcgAGCAAGTTGCTCACGACAACTGTAATTGTAAATAGCTGCACCCGCGTTTTTCCAGTGACGCATGCTCACAGGATACGAATTGGAAGGTAGAAGTTAGTACAAACTAGCTAGCTTTTGAAAGGGAGCATATTGAGTCAGATGTGTACATGTATGCACGTATTTATgtatgaattttttgtttggtcAAATTCATTACCAAATATACATAATTCATAGATGTTTAAACTTACTTGTGAGCCTCTTGTAAATGCATGTTTACATTCgcgtttactttaattaaaaattgtttatcttatattgcatgtatgtgtgtacatattaattttgatttcttcATAAACACTTcatattattacttttttaatttgtttatctattcgattattaaaatacacatgtatacatatatgcacaaacatatacatatatatatgtatttattttcttttcacaATTATGTGATTCACACCTGAGTATTTTTGGATGTTACATATGGTCAgactttttgcatataaattcgAAGGAAATTTAACGCTTAAAGTAATATAAAAAGgcattacttttttttcggCGTATGTTTCTTTGTAAATCTTGTTAATATTATCACCCTTAttttctttaactttaaaggctagtgtgcgcgtgtgtgtttcTATGGCACTATTCTTAAATTAGACGTTTTTTGgttgatttaaaattagaGACACTCAACGAAACTCAGCAACAAACGCACGTTCTTAAAACATTTTGACACACACTTTTTGGAAAATGATAAGGACTCAATTGCATATTGGACATCACGACATCACGTTTATACTAACGATTTGTTTGcctacatacacacataggtacattcatatatatatatatatatatatatatatatatatatatatataaaaaattacttcTATTTATAAGAAAACTTATGTTCTCTTTGAAAAAGTTTCGCGTGCATCACATTTAAAAACAGCTGTGGAATCTAATCTGCTCAAACGTTAAGTTAGCGAACGTGAGCGAGCTTTCACAGCTTTCATGATCACAGAAAACTTTGTACTGAACGGACTCTCATCATGAGAACAAAAATTTGccactataaatataaaaaatataagcataaaaCGAATGCATTATTTTGTTCCTTTCCCACATTTCactgctttttatacactttaacatttttgtaaataatggaaaagggtattatgaagttgtgcacttgtatgtaacagggagaaggaggcgtggcagaccccacaaagtatatatattcttgatcagcccGACGAGCGCGTCGAtttagccatgtccgtccgtccgtctgtatgagtggtGTGTTGTCTCGAGCAACTATAAGAGTCTTAGAGCAACCAAAATTTGGTAGGTTGTAAGTGGGCTCCTAGATCCAGGGACGCTacgcttttcattttattttttaaaaaaagaatCTTTAAAATAAGTagtaaatcacaaaattgcccaATCATGCTTTCGATAgattgtgaaaattttcaGAATGATCGGGAAGATAACTATAATTTAGGAAtgattatacatttttaattttccaatatagacagcggggtgcacgtgctgaccgTCGCCATTCAAACGTcgcttttgaaattttcacaatcggtcgaaaacatgactaggcaattgtGTGATTTATTgaagatttttaaagatttttgtactgccttaatATCGTtctttttcgatttgcgggggaggggggaggaaaaaatataaaatcaaagcgGTACGCTGCTCCTGCGATATAGGTAGTTGCTCtcagctcttatagttgcttgAGACAAACGCCACTCATACAGGGACGGAGGGACAGTACGGCACATGCTATATCGGCTCAGCTCGTCGGCTGATTCAAGAATTATACTATACTTATGGGGTcttgccacgcctccttctccctgttacatacatttgca
It encodes the following:
- the LOC108607397 gene encoding tau-tubulin kinase homolog Asator isoform X2; this translates as MHLQEAHKNNENVAVPENRHQKNLQQREHQLYRQKRQKQAAAYKEESPHLGSSANAKCYSQNLLRVQPPPPSGPPPGITAAAFPNLFLRKLHTIVGADGPHKDSADNPKIYQNLQPSIHALQRSATLPAKYNRLRVRSRVTFQAQSPQTNLPVIVALDKSDNVNTSCSQKAVVPTAVATATPAKETIKMTSEDLLQPGHVVKERWKVVRKIGGGGFGEIYEGQDLITREQVALKVESARQPKQVLKMEVAVLKKLQGKEHVCRFIGCGRNDRFNYVVMQLQGKNLAELRRAQPRGAFSLSTTLRLGLQILKAIESIHSVGFLHRDIKPSNFSVGRLPYNCRRVYMLDFGLARQYTTGTGEVRCPRAAAGFRGTVRYASINAHRNREMGRHDDLWSLFYMLVEFVNGQLPWRKIKDKEQVGLTKEKYDHRILLKHLPSDLKQFLEHIQSLTYADRPDYAMLIGLFERCMKRRGVKESDPYDWEKVETATLGNLNSATNPPAPTKNEYMHGNITQMTVAASNASGTEYIRKRNDVDTAQLASTEPLHIKEKVDKNCNATTTPQAPTDCGVQNLNSGNQNTVSKALNQQQPHQNKLVMGAHTAGTIPNIPSALIKSSNITVTSGGVVNSHLKSVSKRGQTTAGSSSLVTPNQNNSAPISYPRSEEKLITSLPMPIPLPLLSKMQSVDGQKFTVDAAILTPDSDLKHKNDVHTNVVGVVGGASSRSLCWEQPTKRTNKIEKGEIIASENSKQLPVHMDGKDSVENRRSLSSVTLDDQKSAYGRLRVIAPPIQDLSLSQGQENKSLVDMTTNNDGSTDKALISQREQVLGTTSTKPPANRRSVTLTNLRPLSSGSGTSATPIQRFSTGAAGSVLCTSATKSSAFGDHSVTQFALIDDENVSALQQVTKGGGALTLASQWKSQFDDSEDTTDNEWKQEPQVYRMDITRNVCIRESYSEIAPVSNIKAVSSAANTSLKNPPVDAYSAISNESQRLCSKLRSSLPNVSLVDMFDEQPEAHAQPKEPIDTVAWCVKTTFSQISKWPLQLGIHPTATSHEPCEHESVSVHNLNQNSGPYPEVQGTDGCVSGRLEIRVIPKENVHKDESVYYDALAASIRPSSTVFNTNGLLESETALVPTNCDDIAEIEKISFAAYEKTQTPVNYSIEGNDVGCCSNHSCDATRLNFNGNTGSLIKSSESNDKTNSFNFHNQASPAPTDGEARSKGGEDGNEEQLSMPSKIPVLSSNSRQSKCASWAGAETKITSGTMEVHVQQKTKSPKPNQTQLYSSDPQNITELTPGLRRRRESSEGKYVSDPTQLNLRFQRPRARASNSGIRGVPTTMLGNFDDNSTDVSEDQDNKNKKGTQSRGYPTGVGAKVCIDENDSCDIEAPSAIVLKHNEGPTSSNLAWNQSARDPETRNDISPPPGDPKTENSARLRRYRPNLE